In Bacteroidales bacterium, the sequence GGAGTTTTTGTGACCAATGGGACCAATAGGACCAATGGGACGCCTGAGGATTTAACACGCTCCTACTAATGACGACTTTTCGTAATTCATTATAGCTAATGAATAACCCTGAAAGGGTTCAATTTGAATAACCGCGGGTGAAACCCGTGGTACGGTGCTACGATGACAAACACAACTCTGAAAGAGTTGAATAATACATAATTGAAATTGAACCCTTTCAGGTTTCTTGTCTGCTGGCATCATAATCCACGGGTTTCACCCGCGGTTATTCAGATCTCGCTACTTCGTAGCTATCGTGAAAGCCCGTGGTTGTCATATCATTGGGTGATCTTTAATAAGGTGTTCTTACTCGCAATGACGAGCTTTTTGTATCCAGAATCCAGTATCTTGTCTTTTAATACGGTTCAAAAATTACTCCCCCGCTCGAATCCTGCGAGGCACCGGTTACTGATGCGTAACAATTCACCTCTCCCAGCAAACGCAAAACACCAAGGAAGGCAAATATGAGAGCTTCCTTAAATTTTATTATCGTGTCGTCAGGCAATATGATCTCCGACCCGGACTTTTGGCGGATCAGTTCAATCAGAAACGTATTGTAGGCTCCTCCTCCTGTGGTCAAAACTTTTCCGGCAGGGTACCGGTTAATCCAGGCAGCGATCTGGATGGCAGCATGTTCATAAAAAGACCGCAGGAGATCTGGGATCGGAATATCATATTTTGAAATTACCGGCAGGAAAACCTGTTCAACCCATTCCCTTCCCAATGATTTAGGACCTTTATAACTATAGAACTCAAGATTATTCAATTCGTCAACCAGCAGCTGATGAACTGATCCTTTCCTTCCAAGCAGGCCATCCCTGTCGAATTCCATTTTAAATTCCGATGCATACCGGTTAGCTATAAAGTTTACGGGACAAAGGTCACAAGCTATACGTGTTCCTTTTTCTTCATTTGAAATATTAGCAAAACCGCCAAGGTTGAGGCAGAAGTCATATTCAGAAAACAACTGGCGGTCGCCTGCAGGAACCAGGGGAGCCCCCTGCCCTCCCAAGGCTATATCCATCGACCGGAAGTCTGAAATAGTCAGAATATTGCATTCCTGAGCGATTGTCAATCCTGATCCGATCTGGAAAGTAAATCTTTTCTCGGGCTGATGAAAGATCGTATGGCCATGAGAAGCAATAAGGTCAACCTTTCCGGGAAATCCCTCAATAAAACTCTTAACCTGTTCACCGGTATACTTTCCATATTCATTATGCAGCTGCATGAATTCAGCGGCGTTCAGCGAAGCTGCCATTTCAAGCCTGTGTTTCCAGATCTCCGGATAAGGGATGGTTTTGGCTGAAAGAACCTCAAACTGCCAGTTTCCCTTTTTCATTTCAATCCTGCATAATACAAGGTCAAGTCCATCAAGGCTTGTTCCCGACATTATGCCAACCACTGTATATTTCCTTTTCATTAAAAGTAGAAACTACCGTTATATTTAGCTGTATTTCCCTTGTTATCCGTTACAATAATTTCAAGATGATGCAACCTGTCCCGTGTTAACCGGCTTTTATCCATCTTGTAGCTCAGCAGGTCATTTTTTGCATCATATTCAAAGAGGCACCAGCTTTTGTCGATATAGCCCGAATATTTCTGTATACCTGAAAGTGTATCGGCAATTACAAAGGAAATCACATCATCGGGTTTATATTTTGCCTGTGGCTTAAAGCTAACCGGCCTGATAACCGGTGCAACCGTATCAATGGCTATAATGTAATCACCGAAAGTTCTGACCCTGCCTGTAACATACCCGTTCTTGTATTCCCCGCCCTGGCATATCCATGAACCCTTTGAACCCCGTAATGCCAGGTATGCCTTATGTCTTAGCGTTTCAGGCAACTCAGCAGCCTTAATCGACAGAATATAAGAGGATAATAAAGGAGTATACCTGTTGTGAATGCTGTGCACAGGTGAATAACGAAAACTGTCATTCTGAGTTTCTTTATACTGAAAATCGATATCATCAAACAGGGAGTTCTTAGGAATAGATACACGTACCTGCCCGTTTTCAAATACGTTAAGGCTGTCGTAATTAAAATGACCGGCAACTGTGGTGTCTGCCTGAATCTCTTCAGGTATATGATGTACAGGCCGCAGGTAGAACGTAAGCTCTGACTGGTTTCCGTAGGTGTCGGTTACAGTGATTTCAATTTCATGTACCTTTGTATCGGTAAAACGGAGTATCCCCCGGTTCTCGGCCTTTTTGAAAATGCTGAGGCTATTGTTAGGATCAATGAAAAGCTTTTGAAACTTCCGTCCCGACCGGAGCATCTCGCCATAATCGTAATAGCTGTTAATATAATTTGCCGCATCAAAAGAAACACTGTCAATGTTGCAAACGAAATAGGGCCTGTTATCAACCTTAACATGAATTGAAGCGGGTCCGCATTGATTCGTTGTATTATCCAGGAAATCGTATGTTTCAAGTCCGAGACCAATATTTCCGCTAACTGAAATCGTATCCGGAACGATGAAGTCCCTTTTGGCCGTGTGCTTTATTTTAACCGACAGATTCTGACGGATGCCATTCACTGAGCTTGACGTATCTTTTGAATACAGCATGAGCCACATCAATTCAGGCCTTGTTTTATCTTTCACATCGAAACCGTATAGCAACGGATTCAAGGGCACTGATCCGGATTCATCACGGACTTCAAAATGCAGGTGCGCGCCGAAAGAACCTCCGGAATTACCCGACCAGCCTATGAATTGTCCTTTCCTGAAAACAAACTTATTCTCCGGAGGAGAAAGATCGACCGTGAACGACTTTTTATGGTATTGCTGCTCCTTTACATATTTTTCGATGGAAGGTTCGAACCTGCTCAAATGCCCGTATAATGTTATTAATCCTGAAGGATGTTTTATATAAAGCGCATTCCCGTAGCCACCGGTGAGCACAACCACGCGATATACATATCCGCTGTCGGATGCGTAAACATTTTTTCCTTCTACCTGTTGAGTTTTAAAATCGACACCCGCATGAAAATGACCCGCCCGGTATTCACCGTAATTACTGGACAGGAACAGCGGAATGTCGAGTGGCGATACGAACTGTGGCTTATTCGTTTTTTCCTTGTTTGAGGATTGTGAATATGCAGACGTGGTGATAAATAACCCTGAAAGAAATAAAAAAAGTGAAATATTATGCATATATTTAAATGACGATTTGCAATTGAACATGTAGTCTGAAAGCAAAATTATAAATTTTAGCTATGTGTAATTGTATAAAGAACTAATTAGTATTTTTGCTTTTTTGAGAAATAACAGGATTCTGTGATCAGATTATATGGATTCAAAGTCAGATGAGATATTTACAGGATTGAAACAGAGGATTAAAACTCTTGTTGCACTCTATGAAACCGAACGGAGCAGGAACAATGCACTAAAGGAAAGAAACCTTGAATTAACTGAACGAATTACTGTACTTGAAAACAACATAGATGAACTGAATAAAAAATACGAAAACCTAAGAATAGCAAAAGTGTTATCCTCAGTGCCTGGTGAGGATGTACATGATACAAAACTACAGGTAAACAAAATCGTGCGGGAGATTGATAAATGCATTGCTCTCTTGAACCGATAAAAGACGGATCTTGCTATGGATGATAAACTGTCAATAAAAGTAAATGTTGCCGACCGGTATTATCCACTAAAAATAGAGAGAAAGGATGAGGAAAAGATCAGAAAGGCTGCCAGGTTAATAAATGATAAAGTGCTGCAATATAAGCAGCGTTATCTGGACAAGGATGTCCAGGATTTTTTGGCAATGGCAGCTCTGCAGTTTGTAACACGGGTAATTGAGATGGAAGATAAAATGGATGTCTCACCCCTGGAGCAACAACTGCAGGAACTGAATGATGAATTGGAGTCTTATTTAAGAGAGAGTAAATAAGTTCTTTACATAAGAAAGATATAGCCCGCATAGTTTCTTACAGTGCTGTGAAACTCAACACTTTATAAATTGGAGAAAGCTCAGCATGTCAAGAACAGGCCATAATCATCCCGTTTCGACGGGAGAATTTCTCCGCTTAGGCGAAGGGACAATGGAAGTTCGAAACATTTTGGCCTCTCCACCCATGTCGTATTGGGGTTTTTACACACCAGGAGAAACATATGCGGGTTTTTTATTATATATAAATAATTTTCAGATTCAATGATCCTATTAGATACACTAAATTTATTAAGTCTGGTAATCGGCCTTGCCTTCTTTATTGTGGGCGGCGGATTATCGTATTTCCTTTGGAATTTCGCGCTGAAAAAGAAGAAGGAAAGTATTCTGAAAGAAGCTGAGCTTGAAGGTGAAGCTCAGAAAAGAGACAAGATGCTGCAGGCAAAAGAAAAATTCCTGCAACTCAAAAGCGAGCATGAACGCTATATTAATGAAAAGAACAGCAAGATCAACGCCATTGAGAACAGGCTGAATCAAAAGGAAATGCAGCTCTCACAGAAAATCGAAGAGCAGCAGCGTATGAAAAACGAACTGGAATCGGTGCGTGAGAATATGAATGTTCAGCTGGGTTTGTTTGAAAAGCGTTCAGAAGAACTTGAAAAGCTGCACAGGCAGCAGGTTGAACAACTTGAAACCATTTCAGGGCTATCCGCTGAAGATGCCAAGAACCAGCTTACTGAATCGTTGCGTGAAGAAGCAAAAGTTCAGGCTATCTCCTATGTGAATGAAATAATGGCTGAAGCCAAAATGACAGCGACCCGTGAAGCCAAAAAGATTGTTGTTGAAACGATACAGCGGGTTGCTTCGGAAACTGCTATTGAAAATTCAGTTACTGTTTTCAATATTGAAAGTGATGAAATAAAGGGTCGGATAATAGGTCGCGAAGGCCGAAATATCCGCGCACTTGAAGCTGCCACCGGTGTTGAAATTATTGTGGATGATACTCCTGAGGCCATCATTCTTTCAGCCTTTGACCCTGTAAGACGTGAAATTGCACGTCTGGCGCTTCATCTTCTTGTAACCGACGGAAGAATACATCCCGCCCGCATTGAGGAAATTGTTGAAAAAGTCAGAAAGCAGGTTGAAGAAGAAATTGTTGAAGTCGGAAAGCGAACAACAATCGATCTTGGAATTCACGGACTGCACCCCGATCTTATCCGCCTTGTCGGAAAAATGAAATACAGGTCGTCATACGGTCAGAATCTTTTGCAGCACTCAAGGGAAGTTGCAAACCTTTGCGCAATTATGGCCAGTGAACTTGGGTTAAACGCTAAACTTGCCAAGCGGGCAGGCCTTTTGCATGACATCGGCAAGGTTCCTGATGATGAGCCCGAATTGCCCCATGCCGTTTTTGGTATGAAGCTGGCTGAAAAATATAAAGAAAAGCCTGAGATTTGCAATGCAATCGGTTCACATCATGACGAAGTGGAAATGTCTACGCTGATTGCTCCTATTGTGCAGGTTTGTGATGCCATTTCAGGTGCCCGTCCCGGTGCCCGTCGTGAAGTGGTTGAATCCTATATCAAAAGACTTAAGGACCTGGAATCTCTCGCTCTTTCTTATCCCGGAGTAATGAAGACTTACGCCATACAGGCCGGCAGAGAACTCAGGGTTATTGTAGGCAGCGAAAAGGTTTCGGATAAGGAAGCTGATAGCCTGTCATATGAGATTGCAAAGAAGATACAGGATGAAATGACGTATCCAGGTCAGATAAAAATTACAGTAATAAGGGAAACAAGAGCGGTTTCCTACGCGAAGTAATTGACGATTTACGATTTACGATTTACGATTATAGTTTAGGATGTATGCAGACGAATCGTAAATCGTAAATCAAAAAATCGTAAATTTTTTTTATTCCTTCACTTCCAGAATTTCCAGCAATTCCTTCATCTTCGCGATCTTCTGCGCATAACCCAGCTTTTCAAACGACAGAATAAGGTTATTGATTAACCTTACAATAATGTCCACATTTGAGCAGGGGATATAAAATGAAGGATGAGATTTGATTTGCTGCTGGCTTATGAAATAGTCGATTTCCCGGCGACCGAGAACTGCACCCTTGTTATAAGGATTGATATAAAAAAGGATATCTTCCGATTCATCGGCTGCATCATGCTGCCTGTATTCATCCTTATAGGCAAGTATGAAATTTTTCGGAAGATTTACTCCGTAAATGGGTAAGCTCAGCTTATGGGCAACCGAAAGATAAATGATAGCCAGTGAAATGGGATTACCCTTCCTGGTTTCAAAAACCTGGTTTATATAGGAATTCTGCGGTGAATAAAAATCAGCGTTGTTGCGAGCGAATTTATGAAGGTCAAAAATAACATAATTCAGTATCTTGACTTTTTCAAGGGCAGTCAGGTTGTTATTGATCTCAAGCCAAACATCCTTCCGGATACTCTCAATCATACCGTTCATTTTGCTCATGGTGATATCCGGGAATTGAAAACGTGCTACATAAAAAGCACCTTCAAGAACATATTCGGCACCTGTTTTAAGCCAACGTCCAAGATCTGTTTTTACCCTGTTGAATTGTATTTCCTGTATCAGATTTTCAAGCCGTGCCTGTGTTTTTTCATTTAATGTGCCTTCCCAGGCCTTTTCTAATTCGGGGATCACTTCAGCCCCCTGTCGTAATAACGTTCCAGTAACGGTATTGATAACCTCATGATCATTATCGTCAAGTAAGGAAATCATTGCCAATATCTCTCTCTTATCCATATCCGATTGTTATTGTACAAAATTATCCAAATTCAATTTCTGAAGCTAAATAAATTGCTAACTATTTTTTTTCATAAATTTGGATAAAATCATGAATCTATGATCCAACGCGTTCAATCAATCTACCTGCTTCTTGTTACCATCTTAATGAGCTTTATTCTTATAAAGCCTTATGCCGGTATTACCCTGGTCGACGGACAGTCATTGCTGCTTAAAGCACACGTTATAACCATCCAGTCAGGCGAAAATGTGATTTCCACTTATAAAACAACTATTCCGGTGATTTTCCTCGTGTTGGTATCGGGATTTTTAAGTTTTTTCACGATATTTCTTTATCACAAGCGCATTTTGCAAATCAGGCTCACGTTACTGAATATGGTGTTTATTGTGATACTGACCTGCTCGATGCTGGCTTACTATTTTACGGTTAAGAGCAATTTTACCGATGAAACATCAACGCTCAGGCTTGGCATGGCCTTTCCTGTACTTGCACTGATATTTTGCACCATGGCCATTCGCGGTATAAGGCACGATGAGCTGCTTGTGAAATCGTATGACAGGATCAGATAAACGTTTGAATACCGTTTGAACTGAAATCGTTTGAATAAAACCGTTTGAACTGAAATTGTTTGAATAAAACCGTTTGAAGTACTTTGATATTTAAACTTTTTCAAACTCTTTTTCAAACTTCTTTTTTAAACGGCGAAGCCAATCAAACAATCTCAATATGATCCTGGTCGGTGATCTTTTCGCAATAATGGCATTTCAGCTTTACATTGCTTTTTGAAATTACCTGGAAACGGGTAACAATGCGCTCATTATTGGTTATGCATTTGGGATTCATGCATTTCGCAATCCCGATTATTTCTTCCGGAACTTCTACAATTCTCTTTTCTACAACCGAATAATCCCTTATGATATTCAGTTTAGCCTGGGGTGCCACAAGGGCAATTTTGTTTATTTCCTTGTCAATAAAGAATGTATCGGATAGTTTTATGATGGCCTTCTTACCCAGTTTTTTGCTGAT encodes:
- a CDS encoding cell division protein ZapA, whose amino-acid sequence is MDDKLSIKVNVADRYYPLKIERKDEEKIRKAARLINDKVLQYKQRYLDKDVQDFLAMAALQFVTRVIEMEDKMDVSPLEQQLQELNDELESYLRESK
- a CDS encoding transglutaminase-like domain-containing protein; translated protein: MDKREILAMISLLDDNDHEVINTVTGTLLRQGAEVIPELEKAWEGTLNEKTQARLENLIQEIQFNRVKTDLGRWLKTGAEYVLEGAFYVARFQFPDITMSKMNGMIESIRKDVWLEINNNLTALEKVKILNYVIFDLHKFARNNADFYSPQNSYINQVFETRKGNPISLAIIYLSVAHKLSLPIYGVNLPKNFILAYKDEYRQHDAADESEDILFYINPYNKGAVLGRREIDYFISQQQIKSHPSFYIPCSNVDIIVRLINNLILSFEKLGYAQKIAKMKELLEILEVKE
- the rny gene encoding ribonuclease Y, which gives rise to MILLDTLNLLSLVIGLAFFIVGGGLSYFLWNFALKKKKESILKEAELEGEAQKRDKMLQAKEKFLQLKSEHERYINEKNSKINAIENRLNQKEMQLSQKIEEQQRMKNELESVRENMNVQLGLFEKRSEELEKLHRQQVEQLETISGLSAEDAKNQLTESLREEAKVQAISYVNEIMAEAKMTATREAKKIVVETIQRVASETAIENSVTVFNIESDEIKGRIIGREGRNIRALEAATGVEIIVDDTPEAIILSAFDPVRREIARLALHLLVTDGRIHPARIEEIVEKVRKQVEEEIVEVGKRTTIDLGIHGLHPDLIRLVGKMKYRSSYGQNLLQHSREVANLCAIMASELGLNAKLAKRAGLLHDIGKVPDDEPELPHAVFGMKLAEKYKEKPEICNAIGSHHDEVEMSTLIAPIVQVCDAISGARPGARREVVESYIKRLKDLESLALSYPGVMKTYAIQAGRELRVIVGSEKVSDKEADSLSYEIAKKIQDEMTYPGQIKITVIRETRAVSYAK
- a CDS encoding M23 family metallopeptidase; amino-acid sequence: MHNISLFLFLSGLFITTSAYSQSSNKEKTNKPQFVSPLDIPLFLSSNYGEYRAGHFHAGVDFKTQQVEGKNVYASDSGYVYRVVVLTGGYGNALYIKHPSGLITLYGHLSRFEPSIEKYVKEQQYHKKSFTVDLSPPENKFVFRKGQFIGWSGNSGGSFGAHLHFEVRDESGSVPLNPLLYGFDVKDKTRPELMWLMLYSKDTSSSVNGIRQNLSVKIKHTAKRDFIVPDTISVSGNIGLGLETYDFLDNTTNQCGPASIHVKVDNRPYFVCNIDSVSFDAANYINSYYDYGEMLRSGRKFQKLFIDPNNSLSIFKKAENRGILRFTDTKVHEIEITVTDTYGNQSELTFYLRPVHHIPEEIQADTTVAGHFNYDSLNVFENGQVRVSIPKNSLFDDIDFQYKETQNDSFRYSPVHSIHNRYTPLLSSYILSIKAAELPETLRHKAYLALRGSKGSWICQGGEYKNGYVTGRVRTFGDYIIAIDTVAPVIRPVSFKPQAKYKPDDVISFVIADTLSGIQKYSGYIDKSWCLFEYDAKNDLLSYKMDKSRLTRDRLHHLEIIVTDNKGNTAKYNGSFYF
- a CDS encoding anhydro-N-acetylmuramic acid kinase, coding for MKRKYTVVGIMSGTSLDGLDLVLCRIEMKKGNWQFEVLSAKTIPYPEIWKHRLEMAASLNAAEFMQLHNEYGKYTGEQVKSFIEGFPGKVDLIASHGHTIFHQPEKRFTFQIGSGLTIAQECNILTISDFRSMDIALGGQGAPLVPAGDRQLFSEYDFCLNLGGFANISNEEKGTRIACDLCPVNFIANRYASEFKMEFDRDGLLGRKGSVHQLLVDELNNLEFYSYKGPKSLGREWVEQVFLPVISKYDIPIPDLLRSFYEHAAIQIAAWINRYPAGKVLTTGGGAYNTFLIELIRQKSGSEIILPDDTIIKFKEALIFAFLGVLRLLGEVNCYASVTGASQDSSGGVIFEPY
- a CDS encoding DUF4293 domain-containing protein, giving the protein MIQRVQSIYLLLVTILMSFILIKPYAGITLVDGQSLLLKAHVITIQSGENVISTYKTTIPVIFLVLVSGFLSFFTIFLYHKRILQIRLTLLNMVFIVILTCSMLAYYFTVKSNFTDETSTLRLGMAFPVLALIFCTMAIRGIRHDELLVKSYDRIR
- the pyrI gene encoding aspartate carbamoyltransferase regulatory subunit — protein: MKDKKLEVSAIENGTVIDHIPANVLFKVISILNLDKIDKQITFGTNLISKKLGKKAIIKLSDTFFIDKEINKIALVAPQAKLNIIRDYSVVEKRIVEVPEEIIGIAKCMNPKCITNNERIVTRFQVISKSNVKLKCHYCEKITDQDHIEIV